A portion of the Chlamydia avium 10DC88 genome contains these proteins:
- a CDS encoding L-threonylcarbamoyladenylate synthase produces the protein MSISIQDLFIKNALEFLKKGKVIAFPTDTVYGLGVALNFPGAESQIYTLKQRDPRKPLVVYVNELKDIEKVSGLALSAQEKILAEKFFPGPITLLVNHANPQFLQKYLGFRIISSPVLKKLIQDAGPLLGTSANISNFPPAIVSDEVLEDFSDKDIYVIPGQCDYGLESTVISADPLKIYREGIISKKMISNVIPGVIDCVCTQRSFDNYVKIYTVKSQSHLNEFLEFHPDFQGIICHYPRPRDFYPTLRKALRAIKSEVIFLYDSHTSMYPELSSYLTPYTFNPIKL, from the coding sequence ATGTCTATTTCTATTCAAGATCTTTTTATAAAAAATGCTTTAGAATTTTTAAAAAAGGGCAAAGTAATTGCTTTCCCTACAGATACAGTTTATGGCTTAGGAGTGGCTCTTAATTTCCCTGGTGCAGAGTCACAAATTTATACTTTAAAGCAAAGAGATCCGCGTAAGCCCCTAGTAGTTTATGTAAATGAATTAAAAGACATCGAAAAGGTATCGGGATTAGCTTTATCTGCACAAGAAAAAATATTAGCAGAGAAATTTTTCCCAGGACCTATCACTTTACTAGTGAATCATGCTAATCCTCAATTTCTTCAAAAATACTTAGGATTTAGAATAATTTCTTCTCCTGTTTTGAAGAAATTGATCCAAGACGCAGGACCCTTATTAGGAACTTCTGCGAATATTTCTAATTTCCCACCAGCAATAGTCTCTGATGAAGTTTTGGAAGACTTTTCTGATAAAGATATTTATGTCATTCCCGGACAATGTGATTATGGATTAGAGTCTACAGTAATCAGCGCAGATCCTTTGAAGATTTATCGTGAGGGGATCATCTCAAAAAAAATGATTTCAAATGTGATTCCAGGGGTTATTGACTGTGTTTGCACACAACGATCTTTTGATAATTATGTAAAGATTTATACAGTAAAAAGCCAATCTCATTTAAATGAGTTTCTCGAGTTTCATCCAGATTTTCAAGGCATCATTTGCCATTATCCTCGACCTCGTGATTTCTACCCCACATTGAGAAAAGCTTTACGAGCTATAAAATCAGAAGTTATTTTCTTATATGATTCACATACTTCAATGTATCCGGAGCTTTCTTCATATCTTACTCCCTATACTTTTAATCCTATAAAATTATAA
- a CDS encoding membrane dipeptidase — MIIDIHCDLLSHASFSDQDPGVRCSPDQLLAGGVCSQVCAIFTKDYLSSPNLQKQNQLFFSLPEQDNRIKLISFDSKELCVEGFLSIIRSIENASGLGDNETSLSNIFQKLAFLLSQGPLAYISIVWNGRNRFGGGILDPYKLTTDGQHLLEVMNQLAIPVDLSHCCDRLAEDILDYTINKLPRMRVIASHSNFRQITHTPRNLLDVHAKEISSRGGIIGLNIVNYFVGNSLDNIKQHIAHAEKLGILDSLVLGTDFFYETSKDKFFEQCETAKDHPRIHKIIRDCLNPEHVEKILWKSAHTFLNKVVQEQKEKQENNVQII, encoded by the coding sequence ATGATTATTGATATCCATTGTGATTTACTTTCTCACGCGAGCTTTTCTGATCAAGATCCTGGAGTTCGCTGCTCTCCTGATCAATTGCTTGCTGGAGGAGTTTGTTCCCAAGTATGTGCTATATTTACAAAAGATTATTTAAGCTCTCCTAATTTACAAAAACAAAATCAATTGTTTTTTTCACTTCCAGAGCAAGACAATCGTATTAAATTGATCTCCTTTGATTCTAAAGAATTGTGTGTAGAGGGATTCTTATCCATCATTCGTAGCATAGAAAATGCCTCGGGTCTCGGAGATAATGAAACAAGTTTAAGTAATATCTTTCAAAAGCTAGCTTTTTTACTTTCTCAAGGGCCTCTCGCTTATATCAGTATTGTTTGGAATGGTAGAAACCGTTTTGGTGGAGGTATTCTCGATCCTTATAAATTAACAACAGATGGACAACATCTACTTGAAGTTATGAATCAACTAGCAATTCCTGTTGATTTGAGTCACTGTTGTGATCGACTTGCCGAAGATATTTTAGACTATACTATCAATAAATTACCGAGAATGCGAGTTATTGCTAGTCACTCTAATTTCCGCCAGATTACTCATACTCCCAGAAACCTTCTCGATGTACATGCTAAGGAAATTTCTTCCAGGGGAGGAATAATAGGATTGAATATTGTGAATTATTTTGTTGGGAATTCTTTAGATAATATAAAACAACACATTGCTCATGCCGAGAAATTAGGAATCCTAGATAGTTTAGTTCTTGGAACCGATTTCTTTTACGAAACTTCTAAAGATAAATTTTTTGAACAATGTGAAACTGCTAAGGATCATCCTCGTATTCATAAAATCATTCGAGATTGTTTAAATCCAGAGCATGTTGAGAAAATTCTTTGGAAATCTGCACATACCTTTCTTAATAAGGTAGTACAAGAACAAAAAGAAAAGCAGGAAAACAATGTACAAATTATCTAA
- a CDS encoding LOG family protein: MKLLHFRIHVLNLLFLLLCSISAQSQEIPPSFECDQITSFKQFLSNKPPWIAIIGGCYPSEENYSQAQIAGYLLAKNGYAIMTGSGPGIMEAANRGALIAGGISLGIILPNEKLNEYIPLTNYYEVSSICHRLHIMIACSSGCIAFPGGLGTLNEVCFAVDQFQYIPHHPPIILVGEEFWKPLIQWLQNLYNYKFLKNLFLVDSSEEAVQIITSYYE; the protein is encoded by the coding sequence ATGAAGCTGCTCCACTTCAGAATTCATGTTTTAAATCTACTCTTTCTATTACTTTGTTCAATATCTGCACAATCTCAAGAAATCCCGCCCTCGTTTGAATGCGATCAAATTACTTCTTTTAAGCAGTTCTTGAGTAATAAACCACCCTGGATTGCTATTATTGGAGGATGTTATCCATCGGAGGAAAACTATTCTCAAGCACAAATTGCCGGTTACTTATTAGCAAAAAATGGGTATGCCATTATGACAGGATCTGGACCTGGAATCATGGAAGCAGCAAATCGTGGAGCACTCATTGCAGGAGGGATTTCTCTAGGCATTATATTGCCTAATGAGAAACTCAATGAGTATATCCCACTCACCAACTATTATGAAGTTTCGAGTATCTGCCATCGTTTACATATCATGATTGCTTGTTCTTCAGGCTGCATAGCCTTTCCAGGAGGATTAGGGACATTAAACGAAGTATGTTTTGCTGTTGATCAATTCCAATACATACCACACCATCCCCCTATTATTCTGGTCGGAGAAGAATTCTGGAAGCCATTAATCCAATGGTTGCAAAATTTATATAACTATAAATTCTTGAAAAACTTGTTTCTTGTAGATTCATCTGAAGAGGCTGTTCAAATCATTACCTCCTATTACGAATAG
- a CDS encoding UbiA-like polyprenyltransferase, with protein sequence MKYSLFSIIFLSATTVFSLSFSEILLSLSFKKAFVIISLGFIAFIFARTFGIVINQIIDREIDKRNPRTSSRVLPMHQLSLRFCISLVLISSVVFLTLSFFFNTLCGIFSILACCLMALYPRTKCFTFLCHGVLGFIYYLAILINFLALSPGYFSWNIIIPASLWGMSVAMIITGNDIIYAIQDINFDKQFGLYSIPACFGKKSAIYIASACLIISLFSYLSLVFVLSFQPWVGISAILPTFVIMRTIKQYQVLMTSHITSERCFFKGNIYIALSFLFSMITLLISKL encoded by the coding sequence ATGAAGTATTCACTATTTTCCATTATTTTCCTTTCTGCGACTACGGTATTTTCTTTATCATTCTCAGAAATTCTATTATCCCTATCCTTTAAAAAAGCATTTGTAATCATTTCTCTTGGATTTATTGCTTTTATTTTTGCCCGGACATTTGGGATAGTGATTAATCAAATCATCGACAGAGAAATAGATAAAAGAAATCCACGTACATCATCACGAGTGCTTCCTATGCACCAACTTTCACTAAGATTTTGTATATCTTTGGTTCTTATTTCCAGTGTGGTTTTTTTAACACTGTCTTTTTTCTTTAATACCTTATGCGGTATATTCTCTATACTTGCTTGCTGTCTGATGGCATTGTACCCTAGAACAAAATGTTTTACTTTTCTTTGCCATGGAGTACTCGGATTTATCTATTATTTAGCTATTCTTATTAATTTCTTAGCGTTATCCCCAGGATATTTTTCCTGGAACATTATTATCCCTGCTTCTCTGTGGGGAATGAGTGTGGCTATGATTATTACTGGGAATGATATTATTTATGCTATTCAAGACATCAATTTTGATAAACAATTCGGATTATATAGTATACCTGCTTGCTTTGGGAAAAAATCGGCTATTTATATCGCATCAGCATGTCTAATTATTAGCTTATTTTCTTATTTATCCTTGGTATTTGTTTTATCATTTCAACCATGGGTAGGAATATCTGCTATTCTCCCTACTTTTGTAATCATGCGAACAATCAAACAATATCAAGTTCTCATGACATCTCATATAACTTCAGAAAGATGTTTTTTCAAAGGAAATATCTATATTGCTTTATCCTTTTTGTTTAGCATGATAACCTTGCTCATTTCAAAATTATAA
- a CDS encoding flavin prenyltransferase UbiX, with product MKRYIVGVSGASGIILAIKLIEQLSSMQHHVEVIFSSAAYQTLYYELGTKSLLSLIPEENHIYIHQHRIKSIDSKLASGSYHVDGTIIIPCSMATIAALSIGLGDNLLRRVADVALKEGRKLILVPRETPLHTIHLENLLKLSQTGAIIFPPMPMWYFKPQTVEDITNAIVGKILALLGIENNLEQVWTNPT from the coding sequence ATGAAACGTTATATTGTAGGTGTTTCAGGAGCTTCTGGAATTATACTTGCTATTAAACTGATAGAACAGTTGTCTAGTATGCAACATCATGTTGAAGTTATTTTTTCTTCAGCAGCATATCAAACCTTATACTATGAGCTTGGAACTAAATCATTACTTTCTTTAATTCCTGAAGAAAATCATATCTATATTCATCAACACAGGATTAAATCTATAGATAGTAAGTTAGCTTCGGGATCTTATCATGTAGATGGTACGATTATCATTCCTTGTAGCATGGCGACAATAGCTGCACTATCTATAGGTCTTGGAGACAATCTTTTACGAAGAGTAGCAGATGTTGCTTTGAAGGAAGGTAGAAAACTCATCTTAGTTCCAAGAGAAACTCCCTTACACACTATCCATCTAGAAAATTTATTAAAGTTGAGTCAAACAGGAGCTATTATTTTCCCTCCCATGCCTATGTGGTATTTTAAACCACAAACGGTAGAAGACATTACTAATGCTATTGTAGGGAAGATTCTTGCTCTATTAGGTATAGAAAATAACTTAGAACAAGTATGGACAAACCCTACTTAA
- a CDS encoding YitT family protein, with protein MSRGASLTKFSFPLYFSKTLSWFILGGFLAACGVQMVLVPNELIDGGIVGLSLIASHFLGHKYLPFCLILFNLPFVILAFKQIGKYFVIQMMTAVIIFSCALWLIDALPLWLGFSPIVFKGSEMETVVLGGAIIGAGCGLIIRHGGSTDGTEILGIIINKKRGYTVGQIILFVNFFIFALAGLVYQNWHTAFVSLLTYGIATKVMDMVILGFEDTKSVTIITSSPRKLGHILMESLGIGLTYIHAEGGFSGEPRHLLYIVVERLQLSQLKEIVHREDPNAFIAIENLHEVINGRRTN; from the coding sequence ATGTCCCGTGGGGCTAGTTTAACAAAGTTTAGTTTTCCTTTATATTTTTCCAAGACATTGAGTTGGTTTATTCTTGGAGGATTTCTTGCCGCCTGTGGTGTTCAGATGGTGTTAGTGCCTAATGAATTAATAGACGGTGGCATAGTAGGTCTATCTCTTATAGCATCTCATTTCCTAGGTCATAAATACCTTCCTTTTTGTCTGATTTTATTCAACCTTCCTTTTGTAATTCTGGCATTCAAACAAATTGGTAAGTACTTCGTTATTCAAATGATGACTGCGGTTATCATTTTTTCATGTGCTCTCTGGCTTATTGATGCTTTACCTTTGTGGCTTGGATTTAGCCCTATAGTATTTAAGGGTTCTGAAATGGAAACAGTAGTCCTAGGTGGGGCTATTATTGGTGCAGGCTGTGGACTGATTATTCGTCACGGAGGTTCTACAGATGGTACTGAGATTTTAGGGATCATTATCAATAAAAAAAGAGGATATACTGTTGGTCAGATTATTCTCTTTGTTAACTTCTTTATTTTTGCTTTAGCAGGACTTGTTTATCAGAACTGGCATACAGCATTTGTATCTTTACTAACCTATGGCATTGCTACAAAAGTTATGGATATGGTGATCCTAGGTTTTGAAGATACTAAATCTGTAACTATAATTACCTCATCCCCCAGGAAACTAGGCCATATTCTTATGGAAAGTCTAGGCATAGGCTTAACGTATATTCATGCTGAAGGCGGTTTCTCTGGCGAGCCTCGTCATCTTCTTTATATTGTTGTAGAGCGTTTACAGCTTTCACAATTAAAAGAAATTGTTCATAGAGAAGATCCCAATGCATTTATTGCTATTGAAAACCTCCACGAAGTTATTAATGGAAGACGTACTAATTAA
- the surE gene encoding 5'/3'-nucleotidase SurE: MSKRLKILLTNDDGIFSKGMSLLVSSLIKLDFADLYIVSPKEEQSGKSMSFSYTYPVCIEQYDYPQPVQGAWSVSGSPVDCVKLALGDLFRDSLPDLVLSGINHGSNSGRNIFYSGTTGAAMEAILSGIPAIAFSQDQHISFFQEENAQEIFKALALYALSLPFSHVIGFNVNFPVSKHNESWKGLRLVITGQEFASGKPRLLSDTGKRRYFSLHDCQTIVDEENLSEEYRTLMNNYIAVTPLLVRNTPLALMNPIEFQQLQEHFATFINANMEKFGANIRNF, from the coding sequence ATGAGCAAACGATTGAAAATTCTATTAACTAATGATGATGGTATTTTTTCAAAAGGAATGAGCCTTTTGGTCTCAAGTTTAATTAAATTAGATTTTGCTGATCTTTACATTGTCTCTCCTAAGGAGGAACAATCAGGTAAAAGCATGTCTTTCTCTTACACCTACCCCGTATGTATAGAGCAGTACGACTACCCTCAACCTGTACAAGGAGCATGGAGCGTTTCTGGGAGTCCTGTAGATTGTGTGAAGCTAGCTTTGGGTGACCTATTTCGAGACTCTTTACCAGACCTTGTATTGTCAGGAATCAATCATGGATCGAATTCAGGAAGGAATATTTTTTATTCAGGGACTACCGGAGCTGCTATGGAAGCTATACTTTCAGGAATTCCTGCTATAGCTTTCTCTCAAGATCAACATATTTCTTTTTTCCAAGAAGAGAACGCACAAGAGATATTCAAGGCTCTTGCTCTTTACGCTCTTTCTTTACCTTTTTCTCATGTTATTGGATTTAATGTGAATTTCCCTGTGAGCAAGCATAACGAATCTTGGAAAGGACTTCGCCTTGTGATTACAGGTCAAGAATTTGCTAGTGGCAAGCCTAGGTTACTTAGTGATACCGGAAAGCGTCGTTATTTTTCCCTCCATGATTGTCAGACGATAGTCGACGAAGAGAATCTATCGGAAGAATACCGTACTTTGATGAATAATTACATTGCTGTCACCCCACTACTAGTTAGGAACACTCCCCTAGCTTTAATGAACCCAATAGAGTTCCAGCAATTACAGGAACATTTTGCTACTTTCATTAATGCAAATATGGAGAAATTCGGCGCAAATATAAGAAACTTTTAG
- a CDS encoding YecA family protein, whose product MSKKINRNSPCPCGSNKKYKQCCLQKNSQPARYTSEGKFKFSAEVLSSNQSTHESTCSKLFQRLSENLLISNNQTQSKYHQATKNKSTIGKRTIKKAKAEEEQLISEKLNQYHFEVMNTSLPEEDNLKNASQQTQDHNVSSEEFIPTQKDYRVQENIDSDLEENN is encoded by the coding sequence ATGTCAAAAAAAATTAATAGAAACTCTCCCTGTCCTTGTGGTTCAAATAAAAAGTACAAGCAATGTTGTCTTCAAAAAAACAGCCAGCCAGCTCGTTATACCTCTGAGGGAAAATTTAAATTTTCTGCTGAAGTTCTCTCCTCAAATCAGAGCACTCATGAAAGTACTTGCTCTAAGCTATTCCAACGTCTTTCAGAGAATTTACTGATAAGCAATAATCAAACCCAAAGCAAATATCACCAAGCGACTAAAAACAAAAGCACTATTGGGAAGAGGACGATAAAAAAAGCTAAAGCTGAAGAAGAGCAATTAATTTCAGAAAAATTGAATCAATACCATTTCGAAGTTATGAACACTAGTCTTCCTGAAGAAGACAATCTTAAAAATGCTTCACAGCAAACTCAAGACCATAATGTTTCTTCAGAAGAATTTATCCCTACACAAAAAGATTACCGTGTTCAAGAAAATATAGATTCAGACTTGGAAGAAAATAACTAA